The window ttacattttaataaaatctagatataaaaacgctataaagtctttgagaacataccccggagctgacataaattcagaccataatccattagtaggcgtaatgcagataaaattaaagaagatccaaaaacaaacaaatataccacggtttgatgtctcaaagataaaagaagaacctatacgtcagagcttaaaacaagaaataaatgataacttaaagaaaatcaaacaagacgtgataaaaacaacagatgttaatgacaaatggaacatggtacattaaactttaataaaggcaggagaaaagctactgcagacaaaaatttgaaaaaaacagagatggatgacttcagaaatcttagatctagTGGAGGAAAAAAGGAAACATAAATTCAGgagtaaagcaaaatacaaggaactacagagattgaaCTACAGGAAAGcaaatcttcttcttagagtgccatatccctacggaacgtcggcgactaccatgcttataatatttttatactgatctcggtcttgcgctacgtgtagcaattggtccgctgtcaaacctgtccactgccgcaaattcctcaaccaagaaagTTTCTTTCGTCCTAgtcatttctttccttcgattttaccgttgagaattagccgaaggaactcatatcttggtcctctaattatatgtccaagatattctagtttacgcctcttaataatatttaatagagttcgttgatgtcccattcttcgaagaacttcttcgtttctagttctgctttAATATGCacaagaaaataaaggaaatgacaaatacactgaggaaaaagaaagatgcccttctgaaagacgcaaatggaaaaatcattatagaaattaaagagaaattaaaaaaatggaagacatacataacagatctgtttgaggataatcgacaagaaccggaagaaatcgacagcgaaacggggccagagatcataatagaggaaatcgaacaagcaatacgaaacgcgaAAAACggaaaactgtaggtccagacaaaatacctgcggaactactgaaatgtctagacgatgaaactctacctgtacttctggacctatttaatgaagtatataaaactgaaaaaatcccacaggaatggttggtgtccacctttgtagcaataccaaaaatagtatatgccaaagattgttcagactataggacaatatcactaataagccataccctcaaaatatttctaaaggtgattcatggaagattatatagaaaactagaagatgatatggatgatactcagtttgggctCCGCAAGAGACTAGAGACGAGAGAGGTATTATTTGCTTTtagtcctctctcaaagatgcttagatatgaacctagatatttattcctgtttcatcgacttcgagaaggcattcgacaaggtcctgaaaaactaatagaagtactgagaaacaaagatatagacagacgagacttacgaatcattatcaatctgtattggaatcaaaaggccaatataaagatagaagaacaaaagtccgaaaatatagatataaggagaggagtaagacagggctgtgttctgtcaccattactgtttagcCTGTACAGTGAAGCCGTaatccaggaagcgatagcggatctgggtgatggaatctttgtaaacggaagaatagtaaataacataagattcgctgatgaaacacaccctggaatcgctacaagagttggtaaatagaattaacgattattgcagtagatacggactaaaaataaataagagaaaaactaaatttatgattgtctcaaaaacgcaacatggaatgAAAGTtcaatgatagagcaaacccaaatagaaaaagtagagacatacaaatatctgggaacctgggttgatgacaaaaatgaccaaaacagagaaatcaaagtccgaattgaaactgcaaggcaagcatttgtgaaaatgaagacaatgcttaccaacggAGACCTTTAGTTGCATCTCAGATtaagggctctaagatgttacatattttctatcttactatacggaatggaagcttggacaatgaagaaacaacacataagaaaaatagaagcgtttgaaatgtggtgttacagaagaatattaaaaatttagtgggttcaaaggattaccaattctaaggtactacgacgtctaaataaggagttagaaattatgaacagcataaaaagaagacaactaaagtatttgggtcacataaccagaggagaaaaatatgagctgctgagaattattatgcaaggaaggatccaaggaagaagaagcataggaagaagacgcatctcctggctgaagaaccttagagaatggtttaactgtagttcactacaacttttcagagcagcagccaacaaagtgaccatagcctttatgatatccaacctccgatagaagatggaactttaagaagaagaatccaTTTCTGGACTTATTTTAAACGTAAGTATTTTCACCCACGAGAAGGGGTGGCTCCCAAGTAAAAACAACCCAGGGCTTAAGTCCAAAAGTAAAGTAGAGGATAagaggaaaataaattaaaatttttaagcaAATCCATCGTGAcgatgaaaattacactccaaaAGGATCATTGGAGTATAAGTGAATTACATTAAAGAGTGGTAGATAGTATGTAATGGGGTAGATATATTTAAGCAGATAAAATATATACTTCGTACATGAGTAGTAGTAGAGAAATAATAGCGCAAGACACTTGCCTCTCAATGACTAGGTTATGTCCATCAGGGATAGTTGTATCTTCACTTTTGTGGACTTAATTTGGAAAATCAACTTCTGTGCATGTATATTGCTAAATCAACGTCAGCATAATTATAAAGGTAAAATTGCAATAATTGTGACATTTATTTGACAAAAGACTATATTATACCAATTCACTGAGAAAAAACATAAAACTTAAGATCAGCTGTATCAAAACTACCTAGATGAGGTTTTaggtttgttttttgttattttactgTAAAATTCGCTCTGAAATTTGGTAATATGCTAAAAACGGTCAGTTGTAAGTATATCCAGGGGTCAGACAGATAAAACTAGACGATATATGGGATCgaaataataatattacaataaaacgATAATTTTGTGGTCCTGGACAGTATTTAATGCTATGATTATgtcattcttttatttttaatactagACTGATTGCTGCAATACAGTCGCGTTCCTCCAGTGCGACAAAGAAAACTGACGCACAGTCCCTGCATATCTTGACCACATGACCTAAGTGAGCAATGAGAGACCTAAGTGACATGGTCGATAAACCAAGTCCATAAGAAAGAGATAAAGGGTCTGCTTTGCCTCAGTTTTCTGTCACACTAGAAAACGGGCTGGTTTTGCAACGATCAGACTTATTATATAAGTCTATGGTTTTTTTACTAGTGCTAATAAGAATTTTTGTTAAATTGATGAAGGTTTTACTTGCATCAAATAAGCtattttaaaagtaaaaactAACATCGCTTAAATTCCTAGAAAGAGCTATTATCGCATACGAGATCAGGGATATGCTTTCTAGACAGCTGATTACTTTCAGGTATCAAAATTCTATTGGTTTTACTTAATTTGAGTTTTGCGAAAAAGAAAAACACAAAGATATGTATTTAAAACCTATATGAAGGTACTGGCGAGAAAGTAGTGAATGCGATTCGTAAAGGTCAAAGAAAGATGGAAGAATTGGAAGAGATTTATATCCAGGAGTGAATGGATAAAGTTTGACTAAGATATAGTTAAAAAATAAGACATGAcaattgttttaataataataataattaaaataagtgtTTTTAGGATTGTCGGTTAAAACAGATCACTGAATAGAACCTAAAACGAGCTTTAACATTGAATCTTACTTACAGTCTCATCGTATCATATTGTTGTTTTTCAGATGTAAAGTCAAAAACTTTAACAGCTGCAGTTTATGGTAAAGTTGGTATATTTAAACGCAAATTTAAATTGCCTGACTCAAATGCTTGTGACACTGGAGTGGCATGTCCTATAAGTCCTAAAGAAACCTATAACTATACTCTCACAATTTTCGTCGCCGAAAACTATCCGAAGGTAAGTAGGAGATAATACCTTCTTATTTAATATTGGAGCGAGATAAAGTTTTCAAATAAAATACTatctgttatttttaaattaccctAAAGTTATAATTAAAGTAATCATTTAAGGCTCAAAACGAAGCTAAAGTTTTCTTTGAATATTTCTGATATAAATTGATCTGAACCTAATTAgaacatttaaatttaattaatcatAATTCATCAAAAGCTTCCCAAATTTTTCGTATTGTAGATTACAAGGAGGTCTTTTAATATTGTAGACGATTTATTACTGCaactaaaatatcttttttatgtatattctcTCAGCCTGGAGTTAAGTCTACTCCTGGACATATCCCACCATTATATTATATAGACTTGCATGTTCAAGAGAATACCATGTTACCACATGTGGTAGACCCGTAAGCAGTACTGTACTGACTTCGTATATTCTTGCTGAAAacaagtttattttttagatggtcTGGGGAAATATTTTAACGATGTTATTACAAGATTTAATAGTTGGTTCATATCTTAAATTAAATTAACAGTTTCTTTAATCTCAATTCATAAAAATACCAATCTTATATTTAAacctattttaaataaatttttaaaaattccacCACGTTCAGCAAATTAGTAGCCCAATCTATTGTATAGTTGACTTCGGGTGTAACTTACGTTCAGATTTGAGATAAGTACATCCATGTAATTTAAAGCTTAAGAAAACGAACTCTTCTTAAAAACACTATAATTTTCAATAACGTAAAACACTGCAGTTTACAATAAAGTATTACTATAACAACAAATTAATATTGCTTCAGAGGAGCTATAATATTACTACTCATCCAAAATGATACAACATTCAACTAACAGTCTGACACAGTGGAACAGGGGTACAAGTGTACCTGTTCCTCCTCTCTTCCAAGTCCTAATCTTAGTTGGCTTGGAGGTGAAGTAACTTGTGACTAGAACGCAGCACCTGTTCGACTTATCGCTTACATTTCTTTACCTCCAAATAGAACGAGAGATTTCCAGTTCGGCGAAGCAGTTTtctcaatatttacaaaaatgccacttaAACCCCTTTATACATCTAGGGTCctcatacatatatatatatatatatatatatatatatatatatatatatatatatatatatatatagaaaagaattctaatctttgcagataagttaaatagtaaactcttaaatattggggaaatctgcaagaaagactctaatgagtatcaattgtttcgccgaacgttttcgccaaagaaaattaatttggcttcttcagggctgaaagagaataaattataattagctaccatataatattatctattaaaaacattattgatcctaccgtaacttagaattgtagagttagaatattaaaaaactttgctagtaacagcataatggtgttttttgttactatgtgcaaaaaacagTTTCTTATAACATtcgaaatgtatggtagctttgaacttaaaacgtaaaggttaacccaaggttaatcgaaaaacccaatgtaactagtaatcgttaaggaaaatataagacatttcaatgaacccTCTTTTGGATTTATTGTTTTTACGGTGGAGAATTGTGATTGTGaatcaacaccacaattctccaccgtgagaacaataaatccaaaagagagttcattgaaatgtcttatattttccttaacgatttctccattaatgttaagagtgacattaagaatctaagcgatatataccacttcttacttaaatcggataccaagaacaatacaacatcacagataactaacttgactgatatatccattaacaactaacctactttaataactaattttcattactaaaaaagataacattcccttgcttttcttagatacatgtTAATAAGATATTATattaatacatgaacaatataatataattaaaaaagaaaatctaaaataatatttccctatgctgggatttaatttcattcggtttaccaatgaaccttaacgacataaagattcgaAAGAACTAATTAatttgtcagcacatgcgttctggctaaaacagaacctcacatttaaactttctaacaatcaaaaatttagttattgccgacaattcaaagaattatctccttttaaatgtagttacattgggtttttcgattaaccttgggtaaacctttatgttttaatttcaaagctaccatacatttccaatgttataaaaaactgttttttgcacatagtaacaaaaaacaccattatgctgttactagcaaagttttttaatatttcaactctacaattctaagttacggtaagatcaataatgtttttaatagataatatatggtagctaattataatttattctctttcagtcctgaagaagccaaattaaatttctttggcgaaaacgttcggcgaaacaattgatactcattagagtctttcttacagatttccccaatatttaagagtttaatatatatatatatatatatatatatatatatatatatatatatatatatatgtatatatatatataatataaaataaagttttatattgaggtcgcagtcattaatagggcaggaaagtaaaactctttgttctttaatcaagctttcgcaaaatttatttgcttcttcaggatatgctaaaatagggtatcagtaaatacaacgaaattagaactaaatagcattgtataaaactagtaaaaaaaaacttacaacatgaggttaatccattaaattttcaaatttgcaaaacattaaaacttaacttattttaaaaattatacagttatgtaagtacaatattccaatttaatttaattttgtaaaattaaattggaatattgtacttacataactgtataatttttaaaataagttaagttttaatgttttgcaaatttgaaaatttaatggattaacctcatgttgtaagttttttttttactagttttatacaatgctatttagttctaatttcgttgtatttactgataccatattttagcatatcctgaagaagcaaataaattttgcgaaagcttgattaaagaacaaagagttttaatttcctgccctattaatgactgcaacctcaatataaaactttattttacataacgtgtcagtcaataatacctaactactttatatatatatatatatatatatatatatatataatataaatatatatatatatatatatatatatatatatatatatatatatatatatatatatatatatatatatatatatatatatatatatatatatatatatatatagttaccAAAAGGTTTACGCAGATCTTCTTTATTAAATTTACTattgaatttttgtttttcaacttGCATTTAAGTCAGATCAAGTCAAGATAATAAAAagtcaataaaattaacaaatagAGGATTAACATTAAAATTTGTTATTGGCCTTACTTTCAAATAGAATTTATCACGATTTATCACAATTCCAATTCTTGAATTGTTAAAATTTCCTCCATTTGTCATCGACTTTTGCATGGTTTGTAGGTCTTGAGAAttagcaaaaaaatattttattctactaattttagaaaaaacccattgcaaaaatagataaaaaagttTCCACTAAAACGCTTCCACTAGTTTTAAATTTATTCTACTtaggaaaatatttgtttttatttgaacGTTTGTATGTGTCAAGATAAATATTTAAACAGGATGATCATAGCAATAACTGAaattatcatatattttctattaTGGTATTATGTACGTTACaaacaacattaaaattattgtataaaatgaaaattgttaTACTCCTGGCAACTCAAGATGCTATTTTAAACAGTGACAATTTTGATCGGACACACTCTGACTTCAATCGACAGACTGGGAGGAAATATAATTTTGATCTCTGTCCCTTGAGTGGAAACATAATGCTGGTATCTCTATTGTATCTCTCGCTAATTTTGTAATACCGACCATAATATTTTTcggtatatattatttataaattttgcataaattatttgttttagatTGCAGTAGATGTCGAATTACATCTGATAGATGACACCAATGTAGATGTTATTTGCGCTCTAATACCATCCCATATCGTTGGAGATCTTCCCATTGTTGTACAAATTATTTAGattatatgaaaaataaatattttacagacaatcatataatatgttcaataggtttttatgttttaaaacacCCCTAGTGCGACAGAGAATACCAAGGTAAAGCAGTCCATGCATCTTTCTCTAATGAGCCGGATTTCTTGACTACGTGACCTTTAGATTGATTATTTAGGTCACGTGTTCAAAAAATCATACTCATTAAActgagatgcagggactgctttgcgtcagttttctctgtcgcatctctgcatctctttctaatgggcagGGTTTATCGatcacgtgaccttctcattagTGATTTAGGTCGCGTGGTCAATAAACCTggtaaattagaaagagatgcaagtgctgctttgcgtcagttttctgtCACACTAGGGAAACAGGCTGGTATTACCACAATTAgtatatcttgtattatatgtttgTGACTAAACTGTTAAAGAAAACATAGGACATACTCCTAAGGTATgaacaaagaaaaagaagaaaaagaagaaaaagaagaagaagaagcagaagaagaagaagcagaagaagaagaaaacgacttaatatttaaaacttttttatacaaatttacaGGGCAATGGCCACTATAATTTAAAGATAATGTGAATTATATAGGGTGCTGCCAAAAAGAATGGTATAaaagaatgtttttttttcttatagaacATCCCATATTAATTGACATTTTTGAATtgttctaaaaaaaattaaatattaaatatttacaaatctaagAATTAGGACAAATTTGTTCTGGGTCTTTAATAATAGACTATGTATGTTTTAAGCATTTTTAAGCAGACATTCATTATAACTTTGAGGTATATAGTTATAatgatatacataaaaaaatgcgaatcaaagtgtttaattcctttATCCTACCTGTACCTACTTACATATGAAGCTCAAACGTAGTTATGCACTAAAATAAACATATAGAAGATCAAAAAAACTctagagctatggaacgacagatgttGGGTATCtgactcaaagaccataaaaccaataaagacattcgtaatagaacaaaagtaaaagatgctgtcgaactagcagctaaactgaaatggaaatgggctggagataacgaacgtcttaaggatggctaATGAAacaaagaaatcgggaattggcggccatataaagccaaaagacaacgaggaagaccacaaatgcactggagcgacgatattaaaggaactgcaggaccaatgtggaaacgtcttacaaacaacagagatgaatggcgagaattaggagaggcctatattcggcaatcttaatagagagaagggcttaaaaaaacaTTATGACAAAATTTTGTACGGAGTGgtcaaaatattagatttttctaTGAGGTTATTCAAGCTATAATACCgtacttatttttaataaaccttatgtttttaatttacttaaattGTATTAAATTATATTCAATTTTCTATGGTGGGTGGATCGCAGACAGTAAAGAGCAGCAAAGCAgtatcaatattaataaaaaataatagaaaaaacgcATACAATATTATCACAtatcatatgtatatatatatatatatatatatatatatatatatatatatatatatatatatatataacgttcCTTTTGATAATTAGTAACACAACTGAGTTTCTGaaattaaagatttattaaaacatgttctatttacattatttacacaaaattttaccAGAAATTAAAGAAACGACATTTAATGTCACTAACTCTGGATGTTTAACATTCTTAACCACAAAATAAAATATGACAAGGTgacaagtttttaaatataaagatgaCAGAAGTGGTTGTGTCTAATAATATTCCAGATAGTGTGCTCGGTAGAGCGCGGGAATATTTGAATGATGAAATTATTATttcattacatatatatatatatatatatatatatatatatatatatatatatatatatatatatatatataatagtttcGAGAGCTGAATCTGAAGAGTATTTTCTATTTCACAGTTTTTCTACTAATGCACTCAAATTAAGTTGAAGCTTTAAAACAAGACGGTAAGATATATTTCCGACAGAATAAGATAAATGAAATACGTCAAACGAAAAACCAGCTCTGAGAAAACAGACAAATAAATCCGTTTT is drawn from Diabrotica undecimpunctata isolate CICGRU chromosome 5, icDiaUnde3, whole genome shotgun sequence and contains these coding sequences:
- the LOC140441709 gene encoding NPC intracellular cholesterol transporter 2-like is translated as MGFKIVMLNLVYLIFILSVSQCLVNNLRADDCGSNHGTIINVDVSGCDGQDICPLKIGTNVTMVATFTSDVKSKTLTAAVYGKVGIFKRKFKLPDSNACDTGVACPISPKETYNYTLTIFVAENYPKIAVDVELHLIDDTNVDVICALIPSHIVGDLPIVVQII